The following is a genomic window from Chitinophaga caseinilytica.
TCGACCCGAAATTTTCCGGCAACGCGAAAATTTATCACAACCAACAGGAAGCGATGGAAGGGGCTGATTTCGTGTATGTGAAGAACTGGTCGTCTTACACCGACTACGGCAAGATCCTCAACTCCGATCCCGCCTGGATGGTGACCAACGAGACGCTCAAAAATACCAGCAACGCCAAAGTCATGCACTGCCTGCCCGTTCGCCGCAACGTGGTGATCGCCGACGAAGTGCTCGACGGGCCGCAGTCGATCGTGATCCCCGAAGCGGGCAACCGCACCTGGGCCGCGCAGGCCGTGATCAGTGAAATCCTAAAAAACCGCTGATGGCTGCAAAAGAAAAAGTATTCGTCGTGAAAGTGGGCGGGAATGTCATCGACAATCCCGCCCTCCTCGATACGTTCCTCGCCGATTTCGCTAAAGTTCCCGGCAGAAAGGTCCTCATCCACGGCGGCGGAAAAATCGCTACCCGGATCGGGGACAAGCTGGGCATCGAATCGAAATACCTCAACGGCAGAAGGATCACCGACGCCGAAACGGTAGACGTGGTAACGATGGTCTATGGCGGCCTCGTCAACAAACAGATCGTCGCCAAACTGCAGGCCGCCGGCGCCAACGCCATCGGCCTCACCGGCGCGGATGCCAACATCATCCCCGCAGTGAAGCGCCCGGTCAAAGACGTCGATTATGGTTTCGTGGGAGACATTCCCGCCGGCACCGTGCAGACCGCTCCGCTGCAACTCTTGCTGGACGCGGGCCTCACACCGGTACTGTCTCCGCTCACGCACGACGGGAAAGGACAAATCCTCAATACCAACGCCGATACCATCGCCTCTTCGGTGGCCGTGGCCCTCGCTTCGCATTACGACGTTCGCCTGGTTTTCTGTTTCGAGAAGAAAGGCGTGCTGCGCGATGCGAACGACGATGATTCGGTGATCAACCTGATCAACCAGGACGTGTACCGCGAGCTACTGGCCGCCGGCGCACTGTCTGACGGCATTCTCCCCAAACTGGAGAACGCCTTCGCGGCCATCGGGAACGGGGTGAAAGAAGTGCTGATCGGCCAT
Proteins encoded in this region:
- the argB gene encoding acetylglutamate kinase, which produces MAAKEKVFVVKVGGNVIDNPALLDTFLADFAKVPGRKVLIHGGGKIATRIGDKLGIESKYLNGRRITDAETVDVVTMVYGGLVNKQIVAKLQAAGANAIGLTGADANIIPAVKRPVKDVDYGFVGDIPAGTVQTAPLQLLLDAGLTPVLSPLTHDGKGQILNTNADTIASSVAVALASHYDVRLVFCFEKKGVLRDANDDDSVINLINQDVYRELLAAGALSDGILPKLENAFAAIGNGVKEVLIGHADDLRRNTSDAVAGTLIC